In Bacteroidota bacterium, the sequence TAGAAGATGGCCTGGATGAGGACGACTGGAAGGGCTGGCAGCAGCTGACCCAACAGATAGGCCACCGCTGCCAGCTGGTGGGCGATGACCTGTTTGTAACCAACGTGAAGCGCCTGCAGCGCGGCATACAAGACAAGGCGGGCAATGCCGTGCTGGTGAAGGTAAACCAAATAGGCACCCTATCCGAAACCCTGGAGACCATCCACCTGGCCTATAACCACGGCATAAGCGGCATTATGAGCCACCGAAGCGGCGAAACCGAGGACGCCACCATAGCCGACCTGGCTGTAGCCACCGGCCTGGGCCAGATCAAAACCGGATCGGCCAGCCGCAGCGACCGGGTAGCCAAGTACAACCAGCTGCTACGTATAGAGGAAGAGCTGGGCAGTGCTGCCATCTACGGAAACCAATTCTTCAAATACCTGCCATGAGTATACGCTGGAGCCGAATACAGTCCCTGCTGCCCTTTCTGAAAAATCGCTACGTGCTGTCGGTACTCGTATTCGGCTGCTGGATGCTGTTTTTCGACCAGTACAACATGCAGAGCCAGCTGAGCATAGCCCGGCGCATGGAGCAGCTGGAAGAGGAGCAGCAGTGGTACCGAGAGCAGATAGCCCTGCTACGTACAGAACAGCAGCGCCTGGCCCACAATCCCCACGAACTGGAGCGCATAGCCCGCGAACACTACCGCATGAAACGGCCCAACGAGGACCTGTTCATCGTGGTGGAAACGGAAGAGTAGAGCAGAGAGTGGCCCTACGCATCCTCATCGCTCACATTAGACACTATGTGGTGGCGACCTGCACCTTGCCCGCCACCACACACTGTAGCTGCTGGGGCTGCAGGTGCTGCTGGGCCAGGGCCAGTAGCTGGGCACTGGTAGCCTCCTGGATCTGCCGGAAGCCCTGGGCCGGTTCGTCGGGTGCCAGGCCGTGGTGTAGTAGCAGCTTCAAGGTATCGGCTACCTCAAAGGGGGTTTCCTGCTGGCTGATGATGCGGCCCAGCAGGTAGTTTTTGGCCACCTCTAGTTCCTGCTCAGAGATAAGCTCCTGCCTGAGGCGTTCCAGCTCCTGCTGCACTTCGCGCAGGGTGTCCGCCACAAACTCATTGCCCACATCTGTACCGATAACGAAATAGCCCGCATGCTTCATGCCTACCCAGCTGCTGTGTATGCCATAGGTATAGCCTTTGTCTTCGCGTATGTTCTTCATCAGCCGGCTGCCAAAGTAGCCGCCCAATAGGGTATTGAGCAGGCGCAGCAGGTTGTAGTCTGGGTGGTTTCGGGGTACTGCCAGGTGGCCGATGCGTAGGCTGCTCTGCACGCCCTCGGCCATAGCGTGGTGGTATAGCCCGGGCGCAGCGGGCTGTATGGCTGTGCGCACTGCCAGCGAGGATGCCTCCTGGGGGGGCAGGGCAGGCAGGCTACCCAGCTTATCATTCAGCAGCTTCAGGGTGTCTGCTTCGTCAAACAAGCCCGACACAATGAGGAAGGCGCGGCTAGGGTGCAGCGGCCCTGCCAGATAGCTGCGGCAGGCCTCGGCGGTTAGGTGCTGCAGGGCCTCGGCGGTGGGGGTGTAGGCGTAGGGGTGCTGGTGGCCAAACACGCGCTGGGCAAAGTGCTTGCGTGCATGAAACTGCGTTTTGGTGTGCTCTACCTCCAGGCGCTGCAGGCTGCGGGCACGGGCATTTTCAAACTCAGCATCCGGCACGGTGGCCTCAGTCAGCACCTCCTTCAGCAGGTTTAGCGTAAGGGGCAGGTGGTGCTCCAGGGTGCTGAGGGTTATGGTTGTCAGCTCGTAGCCACTCTCTACATTCAGGTGGCTGCCATAGTCGTCCAGCAGTCGGGCTATCTGCAGAGAGGTTTTTCGGGCCGTGCCCTCCAGTAGCATCTTGCCAGCAAAGTCTGCCAGGCCGGGGTGCGACTCATAGGCATGCCCAGCGCGATATACCATCTGGCACTCCACCACCTCCTGGGTGCCATAGCGGATCATGTATACGTCCAGGCCATTATCCAGCTGCTGCCGGGTGTAGGGCGGCAGGGCGGTATACACAATGGGCTGGGCGGGGGGGGGCGTGCTGCGGTCCAGTTTTCGGCTCATGGTCTAGCGTTGGCGTAGGTAATGCAGGGTGGTAGCTTGGCTGGGCTGCAGGTAGTGCTGCCTGGCGGCCAGCACATCGTCCACACTCAGGCGTCTGTAGGCTTCGGCCTCGGTGTTTATCAGCTCCGGCCGGCCCAGGCTGTCGAATAGGGCCAGGCTCATGGCGCGGTTCAGCACCGTGGTTTTGTTGAATACCTCCTGGCTCTCTATCTTGTTTTGCATACGGGTTAGTTCTTCTGGCGTCAGTTGGTCAAACTCCGCCAGCACTTCGTCCAGTACGGCCTCATACTCGGCCACGGTTCGGCCCTCTGCCACTCGGCCCTCTATGCTGATCATGCCGGGGTCGTAGAGGCCCCAGCTGAAGGCGCTTACCTGGCTGGCCACCCGGGTTTCCTTCACCATCCGCTGGTACAGGCGGCCACTCTTGCTGCCGGTCAGTAGGTCGGTTATCATGTCGGCAGCGTAGTAGGCTTCGTCTGTGCGGGCGGGGCAGGGGTATGCGCGGTATACGGCATCGAAGGGTACTTCTCGCTCTACGCTAATCTGTCGTGCCTCGGCCTGCCAGGGTTCTTTTACGCGCTTGGGGCGCTTCACATCCCGGGCAGGTATGGGGCCAAACCATTTTTCGGCCAGCCGCATTACCTCGGCGGCCTTTATACCGCCCGATACCACCAGGGTGGCATTATTGGGCGCGTAGAAGCGGTAGAAGAAGTCCTTAATATCCTGCAGGCTGGTGTGCTCCACGTGGCTCAGGTCTTTGCCAATGGTCATCCAGTTGTAGGGATGGAAGCGGAAGTGCACGGGCCGTAGCTGCAGGTAGGCATCGCCGTAGGGCTGGTTCAGGTAGCGTTGTTTGAATTCCTCCATCACCACCGAGCGCTGCACGGCCAGGTTTTCTTCGCTGAAGTCCAGCTCCAGCATGCGGTCGCTCTCTAGCCAGAAGGCGGTCTCCAGCTGGCTGGCGGGCAGGGTCAGGTAGTAGTTGGTGATGTCGGAGTTGGTGAAGGCATTGTTTTCGCCCCCCACGCGCTGCACGTGGGTATCGTAGTCTGGCACGTGCTTACTACCGCTGAACATAAGGTGCTCAAACAGATGCGCGAGGCCGGTACGGGTTGGGCTTTCGTCGGCAGAGCCTACGCGGTAGAGGATGTCTACGGCCACTTTGCTCACGGCAGGCTCCTCTTGTACAATAACGCGCAGGCCATTGTCCAGCTGGTAGGTAGTGTAGTGTATGTGCATGGCGGGTGCCTTTGGGCCAAAGTACACAAAAAGTATTGAATCCAGGGCTTTCTCTGCCAGATGGAGCTACCCGCAGCTGGTTTTAAGCGCGAGTGGGGGCTACCGTGCGGCCCGCGTGGGATGGTTAGCGCTCGGGGCTGTTGCGCTCTTCTACGCTGAACACCTCTACTTCCTCCTCCTCCTTTCCGCGCAGGCGGATGGCCCCCATGCTTTCCAGTCGGTAGTTTTCCCAGTTCAGGCCGGTGCGCCTGGCCCGCCGGAAGCTCTCCAGCACGGCGCGGGTAACCAGGAAGTCTACGCCCAGGGGCTTGCACTGGTCCAGTATGCGGCTGCCGGTATTGATTACGTCGCCGTGGAATACAATTTCCTTTTTGGTATCGCCCACCTCGCCCACCACTACCTGGCCACTGTGCAGGCTAGCGCGAAAGCCGGGCACAAAGCCATACTTCTGCTGGTACTTGGCACCCAGCCGGCGTATGCGCCTGCGGCAGCGGAAGAAGCTGCGGATGGCATAGCCCTTGTACCGGGCATACTCCTTGTGCCATACCACAATCACCTCGTCGCCCACGTACTGGTATATCTCGCCCTCATGCCGGGCTATCACTTCGTCCAGGTCGTAGAAAAACTCGTTCAGAAATTCGTGGTACTTCAGGTTGCCCAGCTGCTCGGCTATGGCTGTGCTATCTTTTACATCCAGAAACATGACTACCCGAAACTCTTCGCGCGGGCTGTGGTACTTGCCGGTGATGTAGTTGTAGAAGCGCTCGGGGCTGAGGGTACGGCTGATCTGCCACACAAAGTTGGTAATGAAGGAGACCAGGATGAGGAGCACAACGGCCACACGTGGGCTATGGCCGTATTCGGAAAAATGAAAGCGCAGGAATGCCTGCCAGCTGGCAGGCTGCTGCAGCACATAGGTGGCCACCCAGAACCCCAGCCAGGCAAAGGCGAAGGCAAGAACCAGGAGGATAAAGGTGCGCGTAAGGAGGACGAGCAGCAGCGGCCACTTGCGCATCTGTCGCCGTAGCACAAAGAGCTCGATCAGGATATTGAGCAGGCCGAAGAGCAGGCCCGACTCCAGCGCGGCCTGGTAGCGGGCGCGCACATCGGGGCCATCGGGCTGGCCCAGCAGGGTAAGCCAGGCTACAAACAGGTGAAATGCCACCCAGATGCCCAGTACGATGAGGAGGGTGCCCCGGTTTTTACGAAGTATGAAGCCGACGCGCATCGCGCAGTTTTTTTCGAAGATACGCATAGGTCTTCAACTGAGACCGGATAATGCGGGCCCGGGCAGGACGCTGCACATAGGGGTTCTCGCCCAGCTGGCCCAGCAGGCGCGCGCGCGCGTTATCCTGTAGCTGGATCCGGATGATGTCGATCACCTCCTGCTGCAGCACCGGGTCCTTGATGGGGAAGGCGCACTCCACCCGGTGATCCAGGTTTCGGCGCATCAGGTCCGCACTGCTCAGGTACACCCGGGATGCACCGCCGTTGCCAAAGATGAAGACGCGGGTATGCTCCAGAAATCGGTCTACAATGCTGATGGCGCGTATCCGGCCCTGCAGGCTGGGCAGGGTGGGGTCCAGGCAGCAGATGCCGCGGATAATCAGGTCTATCTGCACCCCGGCCTCGGCAGCGCGGTACAGGCGGCGGATCATCTCCCGGTCTTCCAGGCTGTTCATTTTCAGGATCATCCAGGCCTTTTGCCCCTGGCCGGCCAGGGCCTGCTCCGCTTCTATCAGTTCGTACAGGCGGTTTCGCATCTGGTTTGGGGCTACCAGCAGGTCTTCGTAGCGGTGGGTTTTGTGCTCGATCAGGAAGGTGAAGATCTGCCGCACCTCGCGTGCCAGCTGCGCATCGGCGGTAAACAGCCCCATGTCTGCATACTGTTTGGCGGTTTTTTCATTCAGGTTTCCGGTGCCTATGTAGGCATATCGGCGGGTTTCGCCCTCCTCGTTGCGCTCTACCAGGGCGGTTTTGGTGTGTACCTTCAGGCCCGGCAGGCTGTAGTACACCTCTGCCCCTGCGCGCTCCATTTCTCCGGCCCAGAATAGGTTGCTTTCTTCGTCAAAGCGGGCCTTTACCTCGAAAAAGCACACCACGCGCTTGCCCCGGCGCTGGGCACGCAGCAGGGCGTGCACCACCTGGCTATCGCCGGCCACGCGGTATAGGGTAAGGAAGATGGCCGTTACATTGGGGTCTTCGGCGGCCTGGTTCAGCCATCGGATGAAGTAGTCAAACTTCTGGTAAGGCAGGTGTAGCAGCTGGTCTCCCTCCTGGCGCAAGAGGCGCATGATGCTATCGGCGCGCTCCAGCCTGGGGTGTGGCTGCGGGGGCAGGGGCCGGTAGTTCAGGCGCTTGTGTGCCGGATTGGGAAAGGCGAAGAAGTCGGAAAAATTGTGATAGCGGCCACCAGCCACAAAGTCGGTATGCGGCAGCTGGAAGTAGCTGGCCAGGTCGTCAAACCACTTGGCCGGCAGGCGGTGGTCGTACAGAAACCGTGTGGGCGGGTTGATGCTGCGCTTCTCCAGGCTGTGGCGTATCTTGTCTACCAGGTCTCCCTCCTCTTCATCCCCCCAGTCCAGCTCGCCACTGCGCGTCAGCTTTATGCTGTAGCTGCCGCCTGTTATCCAGTCCGGATAGATAAGGGGCAGGCTCAGCCGCACCAGGTCGTCCAGGATCATGATGCTGTGCCTGTCTTCCTCCCGGCCCGGCAGCACAAAAAAGCGGGGCACAAAGCGGGTGGGGATCTCGATCATCCCCAGGTGGCGCACCTCTCGCTCATCTGGGCGCGTAAGCTCTATCAGCAGGTAGATGGTTCGGTTCTGCAAAAAGTAGGGGGCATCCTCCGCGCTCAGTATCCTGGGATGGATATGGGGCCGCACCAGGTCAAAATACTTTTTTCGGGCCCAGGTCTCCTGGTAGGGCATCAGCTGCGTTTCGTCCAGGATGTAGATGCCATGCTCCTCCAGGGCTGGCATGATCTCGTTCCGAAAAACCTGGCCAAATATATCCTGCTGGCGGCCCACTTCCTTGTATATTTTGTCCAGCACCGCCGCTGGCTCGTAGAGCAGGCGCTTCTGCTCCTTCTTGCCCAGCTGCAGCAGGTTGCGCATGCCGGCTACACGTACCCGGAAGAATTCGTCCAGGTTGCTGGAATAGATGGCCAGGAAGCGAATACGCTCAAACAGTGGGACGGTTTCGTCCTGCGCCTCCTGTAGCACACGGGCGTTAAAGTCTAGCCAGCTGAGGTCTCGTATGCGAAAGCGATCCGACATGGGGTACGAAGTTCGCGCTCCTGTTGCCGAAATACAACCCGCTATCGGCCTGGCATAGTGCCCGCCTACACACCAAATGTTCTGCTTAATTTGCCCGCATTACCCTGAAAATGGCGGTAGGTGGAGGTGGATATGTGTGCTTTGTGCATATTGGGGTAAGACAAGGCCTGGCTGCCCCTGCCCCGTGCTGCGGCTGCGTACTGCTTTCTACACCGGATACTCAATCAATAATAACAATGTCTTTACATTTTGATAACTTCTCGGACTGGCAGGCGCACTGCCACACAACGGGCGTGCCCCTGTGGCAGGCTGTGCTGGACTATGAGGTGGAACAGAAGGGCAAGACGGAAGCCGCCATCTGGCAGGGGCTGGAGGCAGCCTATGCGGTAATGCGCGATGCCATCCACACGGGGCTTACGGCAGATATGACTTCCTTCTCGGGCATGATACACAACGGTGCCAAGAAGATACGCGACTGCAAGACGCTGGTACTGGGCGAGGCTTTCCACCGGCTGGTATACACCACCATTGCAGCCAAGGAGCTGAATAGCTGCATGGGCCGCATAGTGGCAGCCCCTACGGCGGGGGCCAGTGGCATACTGCCTGGCATATTGTACAACCTGCAGGAGCAGCACAGCCTGAGCGACCGGCAGGTGCACGAGGGGATGCTGGTGGCGGCGGGCATTGCCCTCATTATAGAGCGGCGGGCCAGCATTAGCGGAGCGGTGGGGGGCTGCCAGGCCGAGACGGGCACGGCAGCTGCCATGGGGGCGGGTGCCATAGTGTACTGCCTGGGGGGCACAGCCGGGCAGGTGCTAGATGCCGTGGCAATCACCATTATGAACATGCTGGGGCTGATATGCGACCCCATAGCCGGCCTGGTGGAGGTGCCCTGCGTAAAGCGCAATGCCAGCGGGGCGGTAATTGCCTTTGCCAGCGCACAGATAGCCCTGGCGGGCGACTCGTCCGTTATCCCCGTAGATGAGGTGGTGGATGCCATGGGCGAGGTGGGCCAGAGCATGGAGGCCAAGTATAAGGAAACCGCCCTGGGCGGCCTGGCAGCCACCCCCACCGGCATTGCCATAGCCAACCGGGTGCTGCGCTCGCAGGCCGAAGAGGTGCCCGAGGACGAGGAGCCGGAGCAATAGACCCGCAGCCTGCACCCCAAAATGACAAGGGGGCCACACTGTGCAGCCCCCCGTCTCGGGTTGGAAAAAAAATGGAAAACAGTACGTGCAGCAGGGGGCCAGGGGGCCCTTAGTATAGCTTGTATCGCATCATGATCTTGGCTGTAAGGTAGGCCACTGGCGCAGCCAGAAAGAACTCGCGGAGGTGCGCATTAGCCTCCGAATTCGAAACAAAACCAATGGAAGCAAAGGCGACCAAAAGCCCCAAGACAATGTACTCGGGATAGGCACGGCGCAAGAAGGGGATACGACCAAAGATCAGGGCAAATACAAAGCCAACAAATAAGCCAATCAAGAACATGTTTATCATAGGTGAAAATGGTAGGTTATACGGTTGGAGAGGCAGAATCTGAGTGTAGTTAACCCACGTAACTGGGCCTTAGCTAGCTAAGGAGCTTGGCCTTTTGCTTGCTAAATTCCTGCTCCGTCAGGATGCCCGCTGCTTTCAGTTCGGCCAGCTGCTTG encodes:
- a CDS encoding septum formation initiator family protein translates to MSIRWSRIQSLLPFLKNRYVLSVLVFGCWMLFFDQYNMQSQLSIARRMEQLEEEQQWYREQIALLRTEQQRLAHNPHELERIAREHYRMKRPNEDLFIVVETEE
- the sdaAA gene encoding L-serine ammonia-lyase, iron-sulfur-dependent, subunit alpha, whose translation is MSLHFDNFSDWQAHCHTTGVPLWQAVLDYEVEQKGKTEAAIWQGLEAAYAVMRDAIHTGLTADMTSFSGMIHNGAKKIRDCKTLVLGEAFHRLVYTTIAAKELNSCMGRIVAAPTAGASGILPGILYNLQEQHSLSDRQVHEGMLVAAGIALIIERRASISGAVGGCQAETGTAAAMGAGAIVYCLGGTAGQVLDAVAITIMNMLGLICDPIAGLVEVPCVKRNASGAVIAFASAQIALAGDSSVIPVDEVVDAMGEVGQSMEAKYKETALGGLAATPTGIAIANRVLRSQAEEVPEDEEPEQ
- a CDS encoding insulinase family protein, translating into MSRKLDRSTPPPAQPIVYTALPPYTRQQLDNGLDVYMIRYGTQEVVECQMVYRAGHAYESHPGLADFAGKMLLEGTARKTSLQIARLLDDYGSHLNVESGYELTTITLSTLEHHLPLTLNLLKEVLTEATVPDAEFENARARSLQRLEVEHTKTQFHARKHFAQRVFGHQHPYAYTPTAEALQHLTAEACRSYLAGPLHPSRAFLIVSGLFDEADTLKLLNDKLGSLPALPPQEASSLAVRTAIQPAAPGLYHHAMAEGVQSSLRIGHLAVPRNHPDYNLLRLLNTLLGGYFGSRLMKNIREDKGYTYGIHSSWVGMKHAGYFVIGTDVGNEFVADTLREVQQELERLRQELISEQELEVAKNYLLGRIISQQETPFEVADTLKLLLHHGLAPDEPAQGFRQIQEATSAQLLALAQQHLQPQQLQCVVAGKVQVATT
- a CDS encoding insulinase family protein, encoding MHIHYTTYQLDNGLRVIVQEEPAVSKVAVDILYRVGSADESPTRTGLAHLFEHLMFSGSKHVPDYDTHVQRVGGENNAFTNSDITNYYLTLPASQLETAFWLESDRMLELDFSEENLAVQRSVVMEEFKQRYLNQPYGDAYLQLRPVHFRFHPYNWMTIGKDLSHVEHTSLQDIKDFFYRFYAPNNATLVVSGGIKAAEVMRLAEKWFGPIPARDVKRPKRVKEPWQAEARQISVEREVPFDAVYRAYPCPARTDEAYYAADMITDLLTGSKSGRLYQRMVKETRVASQVSAFSWGLYDPGMISIEGRVAEGRTVAEYEAVLDEVLAEFDQLTPEELTRMQNKIESQEVFNKTTVLNRAMSLALFDSLGRPELINTEAEAYRRLSVDDVLAARQHYLQPSQATTLHYLRQR
- a CDS encoding adenylate/guanylate cyclase domain-containing protein translates to MRVGFILRKNRGTLLIVLGIWVAFHLFVAWLTLLGQPDGPDVRARYQAALESGLLFGLLNILIELFVLRRQMRKWPLLLVLLTRTFILLVLAFAFAWLGFWVATYVLQQPASWQAFLRFHFSEYGHSPRVAVVLLILVSFITNFVWQISRTLSPERFYNYITGKYHSPREEFRVVMFLDVKDSTAIAEQLGNLKYHEFLNEFFYDLDEVIARHEGEIYQYVGDEVIVVWHKEYARYKGYAIRSFFRCRRRIRRLGAKYQQKYGFVPGFRASLHSGQVVVGEVGDTKKEIVFHGDVINTGSRILDQCKPLGVDFLVTRAVLESFRRARRTGLNWENYRLESMGAIRLRGKEEEEVEVFSVEERNSPER
- the ppk1 gene encoding polyphosphate kinase 1; protein product: MSDRFRIRDLSWLDFNARVLQEAQDETVPLFERIRFLAIYSSNLDEFFRVRVAGMRNLLQLGKKEQKRLLYEPAAVLDKIYKEVGRQQDIFGQVFRNEIMPALEEHGIYILDETQLMPYQETWARKKYFDLVRPHIHPRILSAEDAPYFLQNRTIYLLIELTRPDEREVRHLGMIEIPTRFVPRFFVLPGREEDRHSIMILDDLVRLSLPLIYPDWITGGSYSIKLTRSGELDWGDEEEGDLVDKIRHSLEKRSINPPTRFLYDHRLPAKWFDDLASYFQLPHTDFVAGGRYHNFSDFFAFPNPAHKRLNYRPLPPQPHPRLERADSIMRLLRQEGDQLLHLPYQKFDYFIRWLNQAAEDPNVTAIFLTLYRVAGDSQVVHALLRAQRRGKRVVCFFEVKARFDEESNLFWAGEMERAGAEVYYSLPGLKVHTKTALVERNEEGETRRYAYIGTGNLNEKTAKQYADMGLFTADAQLAREVRQIFTFLIEHKTHRYEDLLVAPNQMRNRLYELIEAEQALAGQGQKAWMILKMNSLEDREMIRRLYRAAEAGVQIDLIIRGICCLDPTLPSLQGRIRAISIVDRFLEHTRVFIFGNGGASRVYLSSADLMRRNLDHRVECAFPIKDPVLQQEVIDIIRIQLQDNARARLLGQLGENPYVQRPARARIIRSQLKTYAYLRKKLRDARRLHTS